In the genome of Dehalococcoidia bacterium, the window TCCAGGTGCGGGTGGCGATCGCCGTGGCGATCAGCGCCCAGACCGCGATGCCCGCGAGGTCCGTCCACAGCGCCGAGGAGAAGCCCTGGCCACCGAACGACACGCGCTGCAACGCGTCCACCAGGTAGGTCATCGGCAGACCGTGCGTCACCCAGGCCACGCCGCCGTTGAGGCCGGCGCGGGAGACGAAGAGACCGGAGAAGAGCAACATCGGCAGGAAGAAGAGGAAGGACATCGGCCCGGCCTGGTCCTCGTTCTTCGCCAGCCCAACGACGATCATGCCGATCGCAATGAACGCCGGGGCGCTGATGATGGAGAGCGCAATCAAGCCCAGGGTGCTGCCGGTCACGTGCGCCTGGAAGACGAAGCGCCCGATCGCCCAGGTGATTACGCAGGAGCCGGCCACCATCAGCACGCGGCTGGCAACGATGCCGTTGACGAAAGCCATCGCGCTGGCCGGCGACGCCTTGATCCGGCGCAGCACGCCACGCTCCTTGTAGCGGGTGATGCCGAAGATCACGCTGTTGAAGCCCACGTTGGTGGCCGTGAGTGCGATCATGCCGGGCAGCAGCAGGTCCATATAGTTGCGCTTCACCCCGCCCGGACCGACGGCGTGGAGGTTGAACAGGCTGAGCACCAGCATGATCAGCAGCGGCATGGCGAGCGTCCAGATCACGGCCTGCGGGTCGCGATAGAAGCTCTTGATCTGGTTATCGAGTGTCGCGCGAAAGACTCGCATTACTTCTCCTCCTCGCCTTCACCGAAGCCGTGACCGGTGGTGGACAAAAAGACGTCTTCCAGCGTCGCCTGCCGCACCGGCGCGGGCCGCCGGTAGCCCGTCTCAAGTAGTTGCTGAATCAGCGCGGCCGGGGCACCCATGGCGCCGATGGTGCCCTGGTCCATGATCGCCACGCGGTCGCACAGCTCTTCGGCCTCTTCCATGTAGTGGGTGGAGAGCAGGATCGTGCGGCCCTCGCTCTGCAGGCGGCGAATCAGCCGCCAGAGGTCGATGCGCGCCTTCGGGTCCAGGCCGGTGGAGGGCTCGTCCAGCAGCACCAGCGGCGGGTCATTGACCAGCGCCGCGGCGATGGCGAAGCGCTGCTGCTGGCCGCCGGAGAGCTGCTGCACGCGCAGCTTCGGGCGGTCCGCCAGGTCCACTTCCCGCAGCAGCGCCATCGCATCGCAGCGGGTGTCGTAGCAGGCGGCCACGTAATCGAGCTGCTCGGTCAGCCGCAGGTGCTCGAAGAAGTCGGAATGCTGCAACTGGGCGCCGATCAGCCGCTTCACGCCGCGCGGGTCGGCGGTGATGCTGCGGCCCAGCACGGATACTTCGCCAGACGTCGCCTCGCGCAGCCCTTCGATAACCTCGATCGTCGTCGTCTTGCCCGCGCCGTTTGGGCCGAGCAGGCCGAAGATCTCGCCCTGCTGCACGGCGAAGCTGATCCCCTTGACGGCGATGAACTCGCCGTAGCGCTTCACCAGCTGGCTGACGCTGAGCGCGTAGGCGGTCGCCGCGTGCATGCCATTGCGCGACGGGGCTTCGAGCGTGGCGGTGCCGATACTCATCTCCTGCTCCTCGTGCTGCGTGGGCGCGCCGCTGGCTTGGGCCGAGTCCCGGCGGCGGCTATACTGTGCCCGGATGATTGTCTCATCGGCTCACTTGTTTAGTATCTAAGATACTTAGATACTAAGATGAATGGCAGGCCATGTCAAGCCGCGAATCTCCCCGTCGCCCTCAGCTTGTTGCCGCCCTGACCGAAGCACTGCGCGAGGTGAGCGGCTACAGCGTGCTTTTCAGTCAGGCGGTCGCCAACCGTCTCGGCATCGGCGCAACCGACCTGGAAAGCCTCGGCTTCCTCAGCCGGGACGGCAGCGTCACGGCCGGGCGGCTGGCAGAGCTGACCGGACTGACCACCGGCGGCGTGACGGGGCTGGTCGATCGCCTGGAACGTGCTGGCTACGTGCGGCGCGAAGCGGATCCTCGCGATCGCCGCCGCGTACTCATCACGCGGAACTCCGAACGGGAAGCCGAGCTCCTGCCGCTGTTCTCGTCGATGCAGCAGGCGATGGAGACGTTGTACACGCGCTACACCGACGCCGAACTCTCGCTGATCCTGGACTTCGCAACCCGTGCCGTGGCCGCTTCGAAGGCTGAGATCGCCAAATTACAACGCGCGGAGCACCCGGGGCGTGGATCAGCCGGCGCTTGATTCCTCTCCATTTTCTCCTGTGCGTCCTTGCCGGCGCACGATACTTTCGTACAGTTGTTCGACCGTCCATAAGACGCCCCGCGGCTTGACCCTCTGTTGTGGCCGCGCTGTGCCGCGCAGACCGGCGGTGGGACGCCCTCAGCGCGCGCTGAGGGCCACACCTGCTCCGGTCATCCTTTACACCGGCGGGCAGTTCGGTTGGCAAACGTCGCGTTGCATCGTCGCGATACCGGCCGCAGCCAGGAGGGCTACGTCTTGATACGCAGCAGGAGCTGTTCCTGCTGTGCCAGCTCCGCTGCCCGCTGCCCAAGCGCGTCGAGGTCATCGTCGATTGTAAGGAAGCGTCCGGAGAGCGCATCGTAGCGCCCCGAGGCCAGCCGCACACAAAGGTCGGCCGCCCGCTCCGCCGGGGCATAGACGCTCTCCGGCAAGCCGAACTTGTAGGACAGCAGTAGCCGGGTCTTTACCACCCCGGGATGGACTGCAAAGACGTGCACCCCGTGCGGACCGGCGGTCTGAGCCAAGCCTTCCGTCATGCGCAGCAAGGCGGTCTTCGCGACCGACGTCGCCATGATGGGCGGGTA includes:
- a CDS encoding ABC transporter permease, yielding MRVFRATLDNQIKSFYRDPQAVIWTLAMPLLIMLVLSLFNLHAVGPGGVKRNYMDLLLPGMIALTATNVGFNSVIFGITRYKERGVLRRIKASPASAMAFVNGIVASRVLMVAGSCVITWAIGRFVFQAHVTGSTLGLIALSIISAPAFIAIGMIVVGLAKNEDQAGPMSFLFFLPMLLFSGLFVSRAGLNGGVAWVTHGLPMTYLVDALQRVSFGGQGFSSALWTDLAGIAVWALIATAIATRTWKWES
- a CDS encoding ABC transporter ATP-binding protein, encoding MSIGTATLEAPSRNGMHAATAYALSVSQLVKRYGEFIAVKGISFAVQQGEIFGLLGPNGAGKTTTIEVIEGLREATSGEVSVLGRSITADPRGVKRLIGAQLQHSDFFEHLRLTEQLDYVAACYDTRCDAMALLREVDLADRPKLRVQQLSGGQQQRFAIAAALVNDPPLVLLDEPSTGLDPKARIDLWRLIRRLQSEGRTILLSTHYMEEAEELCDRVAIMDQGTIGAMGAPAALIQQLLETGYRRPAPVRQATLEDVFLSTTGHGFGEGEEEK
- a CDS encoding MarR family transcriptional regulator, whose product is MSSRESPRRPQLVAALTEALREVSGYSVLFSQAVANRLGIGATDLESLGFLSRDGSVTAGRLAELTGLTTGGVTGLVDRLERAGYVRREADPRDRRRVLITRNSEREAELLPLFSSMQQAMETLYTRYTDAELSLILDFATRAVAASKAEIAKLQRAEHPGRGSAGA